Part of the Sulfurimonas denitrificans DSM 1251 genome is shown below.
GATGCAGATACAGCTTTTGTTTTAACTCCACAAAATGAAAAATATCTTCAAAATGCAAAAGATAATGGCGCACACTCAATCATAAATATCAAAGATGTAGCAAAGTTATTTGGTATTGAGAAGATAAAAATTGTAGGTATTACAGGAACAAACGGCAAAACCACGACGGCTAGTGCGATATACTCGTTTTTGCTCGATTTAGGTTACAGAGTTGCTATGCAAGGAACTCGTGGTTTTTTTATGAACGACAGAGTGATAGAAGAAAAAACTTTAACAACACCATCACTCTTAAATACATATAAACATATTTACCAAGCTGTGAGTGAAAAGTGTGATTTTTTTATTATGGAAGTAAGTTCTCATGCTATCGTACAAAAGAGAGTAGAAGGTCTTAACTTTGAACTTAAAATTCTTACAAACATTACACAAGATCATCTTGATTTCCATAAAACATTAGGCGAATATATCGCAGTAAAAAACAGCTTTTTTCAAGATGATGGTAGAAAACTCATAAACAAAGATGAGACAAAATCATCATTTAATTTTAAAAATACCTTTACTTACGGTATAGAAAATTCAGCAACTTATAGACTAATAGCATATTCGCTAAATAATGCATCGAGTGGAATTATTCAACATTTTAGCGAAGTAGTTCCTTTTACATCTTCATTGCATGGCTTCTTCAATCTATACAATCTTATGGCAGCAATTGCAGCAACACATCTACTAAGTGGTAAAAAATTAGAAGAAGTAACTGCAGTAGTAGATAATTTCGCTGGTGTTAGTGGAAGAATGGAACAAGTTAGTGAGAGCCCAAATGTTATAGTTGATTTTGCACATACTCCAGATGGGATACAACAAGTCTTAAATGCATTAAAAGAGAAAGAACTTTTAGTAGTTTTTGGAGCTGGCGGAGATCGAGATAGAACAAAAAGACCTTTGATGGGCAGAGTTGCGGCAAGTTTGGCAAAGAAGTTGTACATCACAAGCGATAATCCAAGAACTGAAGATCCTCAAGATATTGTAAATGATATTTTAGAGGGAATCCAAGATAAAAGTATTGTTCAAGTTGAGCTAAATAGAAGAAAAGCGATAGAGAACGCTTTGAGTGAACAAAAAGAGAATGAAGTTGTTGTTATCCTTGGCAAAGGCGATGAAACTTATCAGATTATATATGACCAAAAGTTTCCTTTCGATGATAGAGAAGTGGTAAGAGAGATACTCAAAAATAAAATAATTTAAATCTTAAGCCTAAAGAGTTCTTTACATGTGCTGTTTTTTATCTTATTCTTTTTTGATATAATTGCGAAAATTTTTTATAAGGGTGGTTTTTATGGGAATTCCTCAACCAGCATTTTATATATTTAAATGTGAACAATCGGCTCCTCCAGGTATGCCAAAGCCTTCGTGTGTTACACCGCAGACTCAAGATTTGTTCCAACATTTAGCGCAAAAACTGATGAAAGAGGGTGTAATGGGCACAATCCAGCCGATTCGTACATCATGTCTAAGTCGCTGTAGTTCAGGTCCAGTTATGCTTGTTGAGCCAGGACATTTTATGTATGCAGCTCTTACAAAAGAGAAGATTGACAGAATAGTTGAAGAGCACCTAATTGGTGGAAAAGTTGTTGAAGAGTATTTAATAAGTGCTGATGTGTGGGATGAACCAATATCTCCATGTGAGATGAAAAAACAGATGGGAATGTAAGATGACAATAGAGATGTTGTACAGCAAAATTCACAGAGCTACTGTTACTGATGCTAACTTAAACTATGTTGGTTCTATAACTGTAGATGAGGAGCTTTTAGAAGCTTCTATGTTGAGAGTTGGACAAAAAGTTGAGATTTTAAATATAAATAACGGTGAGAGATTTTCAACATATATTATTTTAGGTGAACGTGGCAAGAGGGATATATGCTTAAATGGCGCAGCTGCTAGAAAAGTTCATAAAGGCGATAAAATAATTATAGTTGCTTACGCTACTTATGATGAAAAAGAGCTACAAAATTATAAGCCAAGAGTTGTTTTAGTAAATGATAACAACGATATAGAAGAAATTTTAGAGAGTATCTAGCGCTATGTTTGG
Proteins encoded:
- a CDS encoding UDP-N-acetylmuramoyl-L-alanyl-D-glutamate--2,6-diaminopimelate ligase, producing MKIEIPDEAFRYITENSQECDADTAFVLTPQNEKYLQNAKDNGAHSIINIKDVAKLFGIEKIKIVGITGTNGKTTTASAIYSFLLDLGYRVAMQGTRGFFMNDRVIEEKTLTTPSLLNTYKHIYQAVSEKCDFFIMEVSSHAIVQKRVEGLNFELKILTNITQDHLDFHKTLGEYIAVKNSFFQDDGRKLINKDETKSSFNFKNTFTYGIENSATYRLIAYSLNNASSGIIQHFSEVVPFTSSLHGFFNLYNLMAAIAATHLLSGKKLEEVTAVVDNFAGVSGRMEQVSESPNVIVDFAHTPDGIQQVLNALKEKELLVVFGAGGDRDRTKRPLMGRVAASLAKKLYITSDNPRTEDPQDIVNDILEGIQDKSIVQVELNRRKAIENALSEQKENEVVVILGKGDETYQIIYDQKFPFDDREVVREILKNKII
- the panD gene encoding aspartate 1-decarboxylase, whose protein sequence is MTIEMLYSKIHRATVTDANLNYVGSITVDEELLEASMLRVGQKVEILNINNGERFSTYIILGERGKRDICLNGAAARKVHKGDKIIIVAYATYDEKELQNYKPRVVLVNDNNDIEEILESI
- a CDS encoding (2Fe-2S) ferredoxin domain-containing protein translates to MGIPQPAFYIFKCEQSAPPGMPKPSCVTPQTQDLFQHLAQKLMKEGVMGTIQPIRTSCLSRCSSGPVMLVEPGHFMYAALTKEKIDRIVEEHLIGGKVVEEYLISADVWDEPISPCEMKKQMGM